In Deinococcus sp. QL22, the following are encoded in one genomic region:
- a CDS encoding Cof-type HAD-IIB family hydrolase, whose protein sequence is MNDRVNRAPRPVRLIATDLDGTLLRSDQTVSPRTRAALNAARAAGIQIVPVTARQPRGVRRIAEMAGFSGWALCGNGAHGIHLSTGETLFAAHVEIEAQTRLANLLSERVPDVRFASVRDGGERFVAQHGYAALASFEDHKRDPAEMGRYGLEAVLDAPSLKLIVRHARLTPRQLLAEVQALNLPGFAVTHSGAPFLEVLAEGVSKAWGLAQLCRLLGIEAAEVLAFGDAPNDAELLAWAGRGVAVANAEPEALAAASEVTLSNDQDGVAVVIEQLLGLNCLWE, encoded by the coding sequence GTGAATGATCGTGTAAACCGTGCGCCGCGCCCCGTTCGGCTGATTGCCACCGATCTGGACGGCACTTTGCTTCGCTCGGATCAGACAGTCAGCCCCCGCACACGGGCGGCCCTGAACGCGGCGCGGGCAGCAGGCATCCAGATCGTGCCCGTCACGGCCCGGCAACCGCGTGGAGTGCGGCGAATTGCAGAAATGGCTGGATTTAGCGGCTGGGCGCTGTGTGGCAACGGCGCACACGGCATTCATCTGAGTACGGGTGAGACTCTGTTTGCGGCCCATGTGGAGATAGAGGCCCAGACTCGGCTCGCAAACCTGTTGTCTGAACGCGTGCCGGACGTGCGCTTTGCCAGCGTGCGCGACGGCGGCGAACGGTTTGTGGCGCAGCACGGATACGCGGCTCTGGCAAGCTTCGAGGATCACAAGCGCGATCCTGCCGAGATGGGTAGATATGGCCTGGAGGCCGTGCTGGACGCCCCCAGCCTCAAGCTGATCGTGCGTCACGCCCGCCTCACGCCGCGTCAACTGTTGGCCGAGGTGCAGGCGCTGAACTTGCCGGGATTCGCCGTAACCCACTCGGGCGCACCCTTTTTGGAGGTATTGGCCGAAGGGGTCAGCAAAGCGTGGGGGCTGGCGCAGTTGTGCCGCCTTCTGGGGATTGAGGCGGCTGAAGTGTTGGCCTTCGGAGACGCCCCCAACGACGCCGAACTGCTGGCCTGGGCAGGCCGGGGCGTGGCTGTGGCCAATGCCGAACCCGAAGCGTTGGCCGCTGCTTCAGAAGTCACGCTCAGCAACGATCAGGACGGGGTGGCTGTGGTGATAGAGCAGCTGCTGGGCCTGAACTGCCTTTGGGAATGA
- a CDS encoding 4'-phosphopantetheinyl transferase superfamily protein — protein sequence MILAIGNDLIEVERIRGVLAREGARAERLFHPSELAYCAGLADPVPSFAARFAAKEAFQKVWPRPHGWRDVWVERERTPDGPFPFAPPILGFAPHIAAEMQERGWVAHLSLTHTREHAAAVVILEQRE from the coding sequence ATGATCCTCGCCATAGGAAACGACCTGATCGAAGTGGAACGCATCCGGGGCGTACTGGCGCGGGAAGGAGCGCGAGCCGAGCGGCTGTTTCATCCCTCCGAATTGGCGTACTGCGCGGGATTGGCCGACCCGGTGCCCAGTTTTGCGGCCCGGTTTGCGGCCAAGGAAGCTTTTCAGAAAGTCTGGCCCCGGCCCCACGGTTGGCGCGACGTGTGGGTAGAACGCGAGCGCACCCCAGACGGGCCTTTTCCGTTCGCGCCGCCTATCCTGGGCTTTGCGCCGCACATCGCCGCCGAGATGCAGGAACGCGGCTGGGTGGCGCATCTGAGCCTGACCCACACGCGGGAACACGCGGCGGCAGTGGTGATTCTGGAACAGCGTGAATGA